A stretch of DNA from Cloacibacillus sp.:
ACTGTCGCTGCCCGGCGAACGGCAGGGGCTGCTCGGCACCGACCAGCGCGGACGCGACGTCTTTACGATGCTCATCTACGGCATCCGCACCTCTCTGATAATCGGCATCAGCGCGACGATCATCGCGAGCCTGCTGGGCATGGCCTTCGGCCTCACCGCCGGTTACATCGGCGGCTGGTGCGACACGCTCATTATGCGTGTGGTGGACATCCTCCTTTCGATACCGACGCTGCCGATACTGATGGTGCTCGCGGGCGTCTGGGGCAAGGGGCTCTGGCAGCTCGTGCTGATACTCTCCATCTTCTCCTGGATGGGCACGGCGCGCTCCGTGCGCGCGCTCGTCCTCACCGTGCGCGAAAGCCCCTGGGTGGAGTCGCTGCGCGCCCTCGGCGCGAAACGCGGCTACATACTCTGGCGGCACCTCGTGCCGGAAACCGCGCCGATACTGCTGGCGAACATCGCGCTCGGCGTGCCGGGGGCGATACTCGCGGAGGCGGGGCTCGCCTTCCTCGGCCTCTCCGACCCGCGCCTGATCTCCTGGGGCCGCATGCTGCACGAGGCGCACTCCTTCGGAGCCTTCACCGAGGGCGCGTGGTGGCTGCTGCTGCCGCCGGGATTCGGCATCGTAGCGATCTGCCTGATATTTATGGATATGGGAAAATTCCTGGAAGAAAAGATAGACCCGAGGCTCAGCGGAAAATGATACTTGAGATAAAAGACCTTAACGTCACCTACAACAGCAAATCAGCCAGCCCCAATGCCGCGGTGCGCGGCGTATCCCTCGCGCTGGAAGAAAACTCCTTCAGCGGCCTCATCGGCGAATCCGGCAGCGGCAAGAGCACGGTGATAATGACGCTGCTCGGCCTGCTGCCGAGAGACAGCGCGGCGAGCGGCGAAATTTTATACAAGGGTCGAAATATCCTGGGCATTCCCGAGGATGAGGTGGCCTCCCTGCGCCAGCGTGAGATCGCCCTCATTCCGCAGGGGGCGCTCAATTCCTTCACGCCGGTGATGACTATCGGCCGCCACCTGCGCGAGGTGCTGGAACTGCACCTCGGCCTCAAAGGCGAAGCCGCCGAAAGGCGGATCACCGGGCTGCTCGCGGAAGTCGAGCTTCCCCCCGAGATCGCCGCGCGCTATCCCCACGAACTTTCGGGCGGACAGAAACAGCGCGCCGCGATCGCCATCGCCCTCTCCTGCGAACCCAAGCTCGTCCTCGCCGACGAGCCTACGACGGCGCTAGACGTCATCACCCAGGCGGCGATCCTCCGGCTTCTTGAACGGCTGCGCCGTGAAAAGAATCTAACGATACTGCTCGTCACCCACGATCTGCCGCTGGCCGCCTCGGTATGCGGC
This window harbors:
- a CDS encoding ABC transporter ATP-binding protein, which produces MILEIKDLNVTYNSKSASPNAAVRGVSLALEENSFSGLIGESGSGKSTVIMTLLGLLPRDSAASGEILYKGRNILGIPEDEVASLRQREIALIPQGALNSFTPVMTIGRHLREVLELHLGLKGEAAERRITGLLAEVELPPEIAARYPHELSGGQKQRAAIAIALSCEPKLVLADEPTTALDVITQAAILRLLERLRREKNLTILLVTHDLPLAASVCGELFVMKDGKLIESGTPRRLIESPREAHTRALIAAML
- a CDS encoding ABC transporter permease, with product MRGILTRKSVIAFIAISLIGAFAPLIMSQSPYAITGAPFARPVWWRGGTLSATRNFTINDGRIDLEWDKNPPAIFSLSGRITAKPGSNVRVIWRTRDKDYLLDNLSGSETYWINQDGRDMIFKQALGLPLISRSVDYLFPTHGAYSLIVEGAKSVELKLSLPGERQGLLGTDQRGRDVFTMLIYGIRTSLIIGISATIIASLLGMAFGLTAGYIGGWCDTLIMRVVDILLSIPTLPILMVLAGVWGKGLWQLVLILSIFSWMGTARSVRALVLTVRESPWVESLRALGAKRGYILWRHLVPETAPILLANIALGVPGAILAEAGLAFLGLSDPRLISWGRMLHEAHSFGAFTEGAWWLLLPPGFGIVAICLIFMDMGKFLEEKIDPRLSGK